TTTCGATGTCTTTAGCACATCTATAAGTAGATACTTCTAAAGCAAATATTTGAATTGCCATTTCTGCAATTTTATGTTGTATAGCTCCGAAATTAGCAATAGCAGTACCAAATTGTTGTCTTTCTAGAGCATATTGTACAGCCAAACTAAATGCTTGTCTAGCACCACCTAAAGCAGTAGCACCTAATTTATATCTACCAATATTTAAAATGTTGAAAGCAATTTTATGACCTTTGCCTCTTTCGCCCAACATATTTTCTACAGGAATTCTACAATTCTCAAAAAATACCTGTCTAGTAGAAGAACCTTTGATACCCATTTTATCTTCTTCAGCACCTAAACTTAAGCCAGGAGTACCTTTTTCTACTAAGAATCCAGTAAACTCTTTGCCATCAATTTTAGCAAAAACAGTAAATAAATCTGCAAAACCAGCATTGGTAATCCACATTTTACTACCATTTAAAATCCACTCTTTGCCATCTTCACTAAGTGTAGCCGTTGTTTTAGCACCTAATGCATCAGAACCAGCACTTGGTTCAGTTAGACAATAAGAGGCAGCCCACTCTCCAGAACCCAATTTTGGTAAGTATTTTTGTTTTTGTTCTTCCGTACCAAAGTAAAGCGTAGGCAAAGTACCAATACCAATGTGTGCAATAGTCGTAGTAGCAAAAGAACCTGTTCTTCCATATTCTTCAGCAATAATACAACCAGTAATTACATCTTGTTCCATACCACCGTAAGCTTCTGGAATTGCAGTACTTAATAAACCTAATTCACCAGCTTTTTCTAGCAAATTTTTAGATAAGCCTTCTTCTTGTTTTTCAATTTCTTTCCATTTCGGAAAAACTTCTTTTTCAACAAAATCGCTCGCCATTTGACGCACCATTAATTGCTCTTCTGTGTAATCTTCTGGTGTAAATACCATCTCTGGTGTAGAAGTTTTGATGATAAACTCGCCACCTTTTAAAACATTTTCACTCATTTTATTAATTTAAATATTTGTTTATTATTTTAAAATCTTTCAAAAATACCAGCAATACCTTGTCCTCCACCAATACAAGCTGATACCATTCCGTATTTTTGGTTTTGTCTTTTCATTTCGTTTAATAATTGAATAGACAATTTAGCACCAGAACAACCTAGTGGATGTCCTAATGCAATAGCACCACCATTTAAGTTGATGATGTTTGGATTTAATCCTGCTTCTTGAATTACTGCTAACGATTGTGCTGCAAATGCTTCGTTTAATTCAATTTGCTGAATATCATCTAATTTCAAATTGGCTTGCTTTAATGCTTGTGGAATAGCCACTACTGGTCCAATTCCCATAATGCTTGGTTCGCAACCAACAACAGCACTCGTTACTAATCTTGCTATTGGTTGAAGATTCAACTCTTTCACCATATCTTCAGACATTACCATAACAAAAGCTGCACCATCAGAAGTTTGTGATGAATTACCTGCTGTTACAGAACCACCATTAGCAAAAACTGGTCGCAATTTTCCTAGACCTTCTACAGAAGTATCTGCTCTTGGTCCTTCATCTGTTTCTACTGTGTATGATTTTTTCTTTCTTTTGTTATTGGCATCAACAAAAATTTCTTCTACTGTAACTGGCACAATTTCATCTTTAAATTTACCTTCAGCAATTGCTTTCATTGCTTTTTGATGAGAATTATAAGAAAATTCATCTTGAGCTAAACGAGAAATATTGTATTTCTGTGCAACTGCTTCTGCTGTTAATCCCATTGAAGAGTAATAATCTGGATTTGCATTGGCAATTTCATAATTCAATACGGTTCTCCAGCCTGTCATTGGTAATAACGACATTGATTCTACACCACCAGCAATAATACATTGAGCCATTCCAGCTCTAATTTTTGCTGTTGCCATAGCAATGGTTTCTAAACCAGATGCACAGTAACGATTGACGGTAACACCACCAACATTTTTAGGTAGTCCTGCACGAAGTACAATCATTCTACCAATTTGCATACCTTGTTCAGCTTCAGGTATGGCATTTCCACAAATTAAGTCATCTACACGAGATGCATCGAAATTTGGAATTGAGGCTACAAGATGTTTTACTACATCTGCAGCTAAATCATCAGGACGATAAAAGCGAAAGCCACCTTTTTTGGCTTTTCCAATTGCTGATCTGTATCCTGCTACTATATATGCTTCTTTCATTTTTTATTTAGATTTTAGATTTTTAGATTATAGAACCAAGACTTTTAGCTTTGTTCTATTGATATTATTCTTTTATTTTATTTTTAAAACCAATTATCATTTTTTGTAATTCAGATATTTTAGAATCAAGATTTTTAAATTGCTGATTATTTATCATATCTAATTCATATGATAATATAATCTGTGTTTCTAACTCAAAAGAAGAACCTAAAGCTATGTTTAAAAACTTATTAAGTTCTTTATCTGAATTTCTTCCAGTTCCTTCTGCAATATTAGATGGAATAGATAATGCACTTCTTCTCATTTGAGAAATAATTCCATAAGTTTCATTTTTTGGAAACTCATTAGTAAATGAATATATGGTTTTAGTTAACTCCATACTTTTTATCCAAATATCTAACTTTTTAAAATTGTGCATTGTCTAATAATCTAATATCTTGATTCTATCTATCTTAAAAATTAATTTCTTAGTGGTTTTCCTGTTTGTAACATGTGTTGGATTCTTTCTAGTGTTTTCTTTTCACCACATAATGATAAAAATGCTTCTCTTTCTAAATCCAATAAATATTGTTCAGATACTTTGCTTTCAGCAGATAAATCGCCACCACATAATACAAAGGCAATTTTCTTAGCAATTTTTGCATCGTGTTCTGAAATATATTTTCCAGCTACAAATGATTCTACACCAACATACAATGAACCTAATCCAGTTTTTCCTAAAACAGTAATATCATTTCTATGTGCTGGCTGAGTATAACCTTCTTCGTACATGCTTAAGACTTCTGCTTTAGCTTCTGCAATTACTCTTTTAATATTCACGACCATTCTATCTGTTCCTTTTCTTAAAATTCCCATATCCATTGCTTCTGTAGCAGATGTAGCTACTTTAGCCATAGCAATTTGTAAGAATTTTTCTTGTAGCGTAGGAATTTGAACATCACCAGCTGTAAAACTATCAGAAGCTCTTAAAGCAAATTCTTTTGTTCCACCACCACCAGGTAATAAACCAACACCAACTTCTACTAAACCAATATAAGTTTCGGCAGCAGCAACAGCAACATCGCTATGCATAGTTACTTCGCAACCACCACCTAATGTCATGCCATGAGGTGCAGCAACTACTGGAATACCAGAATATCTACAACGCATTGTAGTAGCTTGGAACTGACGAACAGCCATATCTAGTTCATCGAACTCTTGTTCCATAGCCATCATAGCAATCATCATTAAGTTAGCACCCACAGAAAAGTTTGTCGCATCGTTACCAATAACTAATCCTTTATAATCTTTTTCTGCTATGTCGATTGATTTATTGATAGCCGCTAAAACATCGCCACCTAATGAATTCATTTTAGAAGTAAATTCTAAACAAACCACACCATCGCCAATATCGTGTAAAGTACCACCAGAGTTTTTCCAAACTGGTGTATTGCCTCTTAAATTATCTAATATGATAAAGCTTCCAGCACCAGGAATAGCTTGATAAGATTTTGAATTTTGGTCGTAGTATTTATTTACGCCATTTTCTAATTTGTAAAAAGATGTATTTCCTGCAGCGACAAAATCTTTTACCCATTGAGCAATTGTTAATCCATCTGCTTCTGCTAACTCCATACCTTTTTCAATACCTACGATGTCCCAATATTGAAAAGGACCTATATCCCAAGCAAAACCAGCTCTTAAAGCATCATCAATAGAATATAAGTTGTCAGAAATTTCTGGAATTCTATTGGAAACATAAGCAAATAAACCTGCCAATGATTTTTTCACTAATTCAGCACCTTTATCATCACCTTTAATAAAAGCATTGATTTTATCTTTTAGACTTTCTGCTTTTTTAGCATTGTTTAAAGAAGCAAAATTAGGTTTAGTAACTGGTTCGTATTGTAAAGAATCTAAACGAAGTGCTAATAATTGAAATTTACCATTTTCATCAGTAGATTTTTCGTAATACCCTTTTTTAGATTTATTACCAAAAAATTTATTTTCTAGTAAGAAATCTACATATTTAGGAACTGCAAAAGCACTAGCTTGTTCATCATTTGGACAATTTTCTTTAATGCCCATCATTACTTTAGTACCAGTATCGTTTCCTACTAAATCAGATAATTTGAAAGTACCTGTTTTAGGACGACCAATAGCTGGACCTGTTAAAGCATCAACATCTTCAATTTTTAAACCTAACTCGGTTGTTAACTGAAAAATTTTAGCCATAGTATAAACCCCAACTCTATTTGCAATAAAAGCAGGTGTATCTTTACACAATACAGTTTCTTTTCCTAAGAATTTATCGCCATAAGCCATTAAGAAATCAACCACACTTTTATCTGTATTTGGAGTAGGAATTACTTCAAACAATCTTAAATATCTAGGTGGATTGAAGAAGTGTGTTCCACAGAAATTCTTTTTAAATACATCGCTTCTACCTTCTTCTAGTAAATGAATTGGAATACCAGAAGTATTAGAAGTTACCAAAGTACCTGGTGTATAGTTTTTTTCTATTTTTTCAAATACTTGTTGCTTGATGTCTAATCTCTCTACTACCACTTCAATAATCCAATCGCAGTCTTTAATTTTATGCATGTCATCATCAAAATTACCTGTAGTAACTCTACTAGCAACAGATGGAGCATAAGCTTGAGCTGGTTTAGATTTTAAAGCATTTTGTAGCATTGTATCTACAATTCTGTTTCTTGCTTTTGGGTTGTTTTTTTCGGCTTCCGTTAAATCAAAAGGAACGATGTCAAGCAACAACACTTCTACACCAATATTGGCAAAGTGTAGTGCAATTCCGGAACCCATGACACCAGAACCTAAGACCGCTACTTTTTTAATTAATCTTTGTTTTGTTTCCATACTAATAATACTTGTTTATATTTGTTTATTTGATTTAGATAATGATACTGCTGCAAATCGATTCATCAATCGTTCATAAGCATTGTGAATAAATTTAGCATCTTTATAAATTCTACTCATCATAACAGCACCTTCAAACTCTGCTACGGTTTGTTCTGCTAACAGTAACGCTGATTTCTTATCTGTTACTGCTTCAAAAATAAAAGCGACTGCATTCATCCAATCGGTGTAAAAATCTCTAATAAGATTGGCAAAATCTGGAATAACTCGTGCTGTTTCTACACCAATATTTCCCATAATATTACCTTCTGACAATAATATTCTTTCAGATTGTTGAAACATTTTTTCCATTCTTTCTTGTGGACTTAGTTGAGCGTCGTAAGCAATTGCAAATACTTTTACTTTAAAAATATTATGAGCATAGGCAATAACAGCACTCATTAATGCTTCTTTACTTGGAAAATAATGATACAAACTGCCTTTTAGCAAACCACATGCTTCTGCAATGTCAGCAACAGAAGTGTTGTGATAGCTCTTTTGGCGAAACAATCGTAGTGATTGTTTTAAGATTTCTTCTTCTGTAACCTT
Above is a genomic segment from Chitinophagales bacterium containing:
- a CDS encoding four helix bundle protein; the encoded protein is MHNFKKLDIWIKSMELTKTIYSFTNEFPKNETYGIISQMRRSALSIPSNIAEGTGRNSDKELNKFLNIALGSSFELETQIILSYELDMINNQQFKNLDSKISELQKMIIGFKNKIKE
- a CDS encoding acyl-CoA dehydrogenase family protein, yielding MSENVLKGGEFIIKTSTPEMVFTPEDYTEEQLMVRQMASDFVEKEVFPKWKEIEKQEEGLSKNLLEKAGELGLLSTAIPEAYGGMEQDVITGCIIAEEYGRTGSFATTTIAHIGIGTLPTLYFGTEEQKQKYLPKLGSGEWAASYCLTEPSAGSDALGAKTTATLSEDGKEWILNGSKMWITNAGFADLFTVFAKIDGKEFTGFLVEKGTPGLSLGAEEDKMGIKGSSTRQVFFENCRIPVENMLGERGKGHKIAFNILNIGRYKLGATALGGARQAFSLAVQYALERQQFGTAIANFGAIQHKIAEMAIQIFALEVSTYRCAKDIEITEDILKKAGKTFDESLLGAAEEFAIECAIVKVFGSEVLDYIVDENVQIHGGMGYSEETAAPRAYRDSRIARIYEGTNEINRLLSIDMLFKKAFSGKLDLMTPGMALQKELMSVPNFDDDTDSEFGAEVKALENAKKAFLLVGGGAAQKLMQKLKDEQEIIMNAADMLIEVYVLESLLMRVQKIFEKGEKKDDIYKDILKTYFSDAMQRINKAGRDALMSFAEGDELRIMLMGLKRFTKYETVNVKEARRRIAKKILDAGKYNL
- a CDS encoding 3-hydroxyacyl-CoA dehydrogenase/enoyl-CoA hydratase family protein, coding for METKQRLIKKVAVLGSGVMGSGIALHFANIGVEVLLLDIVPFDLTEAEKNNPKARNRIVDTMLQNALKSKPAQAYAPSVASRVTTGNFDDDMHKIKDCDWIIEVVVERLDIKQQVFEKIEKNYTPGTLVTSNTSGIPIHLLEEGRSDVFKKNFCGTHFFNPPRYLRLFEVIPTPNTDKSVVDFLMAYGDKFLGKETVLCKDTPAFIANRVGVYTMAKIFQLTTELGLKIEDVDALTGPAIGRPKTGTFKLSDLVGNDTGTKVMMGIKENCPNDEQASAFAVPKYVDFLLENKFFGNKSKKGYYEKSTDENGKFQLLALRLDSLQYEPVTKPNFASLNNAKKAESLKDKINAFIKGDDKGAELVKKSLAGLFAYVSNRIPEISDNLYSIDDALRAGFAWDIGPFQYWDIVGIEKGMELAEADGLTIAQWVKDFVAAGNTSFYKLENGVNKYYDQNSKSYQAIPGAGSFIILDNLRGNTPVWKNSGGTLHDIGDGVVCLEFTSKMNSLGGDVLAAINKSIDIAEKDYKGLVIGNDATNFSVGANLMMIAMMAMEQEFDELDMAVRQFQATTMRCRYSGIPVVAAPHGMTLGGGCEVTMHSDVAVAAAETYIGLVEVGVGLLPGGGGTKEFALRASDSFTAGDVQIPTLQEKFLQIAMAKVATSATEAMDMGILRKGTDRMVVNIKRVIAEAKAEVLSMYEEGYTQPAHRNDITVLGKTGLGSLYVGVESFVAGKYISEHDAKIAKKIAFVLCGGDLSAESKVSEQYLLDLEREAFLSLCGEKKTLERIQHMLQTGKPLRN
- a CDS encoding TetR/AcrR family transcriptional regulator; the encoded protein is MPKQKVTEEEILKQSLRLFRQKSYHNTSVADIAEACGLLKGSLYHYFPSKEALMSAVIAYAHNIFKVKVFAIAYDAQLSPQERMEKMFQQSERILLSEGNIMGNIGVETARVIPDFANLIRDFYTDWMNAVAFIFEAVTDKKSALLLAEQTVAEFEGAVMMSRIYKDAKFIHNAYERLMNRFAAVSLSKSNKQI
- a CDS encoding acetyl-CoA C-acyltransferase, which codes for MKEAYIVAGYRSAIGKAKKGGFRFYRPDDLAADVVKHLVASIPNFDASRVDDLICGNAIPEAEQGMQIGRMIVLRAGLPKNVGGVTVNRYCASGLETIAMATAKIRAGMAQCIIAGGVESMSLLPMTGWRTVLNYEIANANPDYYSSMGLTAEAVAQKYNISRLAQDEFSYNSHQKAMKAIAEGKFKDEIVPVTVEEIFVDANNKRKKKSYTVETDEGPRADTSVEGLGKLRPVFANGGSVTAGNSSQTSDGAAFVMVMSEDMVKELNLQPIARLVTSAVVGCEPSIMGIGPVVAIPQALKQANLKLDDIQQIELNEAFAAQSLAVIQEAGLNPNIINLNGGAIALGHPLGCSGAKLSIQLLNEMKRQNQKYGMVSACIGGGQGIAGIFERF